A genomic window from Sulfurospirillum diekertiae includes:
- the radA gene encoding DNA repair protein RadA gives MAKKQILFECQACGHQSAKWLGKCPNCGAWDEYIELSDKQIEVLKEINSKPATHSQSNAIPITEVSFEQVERYSSGDKELDLVLGGGIVQGSLTLIGGSPGVGKSTLLLKIAGNLAKEGKKVLYVSGEESSSQIKLRANRVDSNYPNLYLLSEIRLDTIFKELDTHSFEVLIIDSIQTIYSEKVASAPGSVSQVREITFELMRYGKDKNIAIFIIGHITKEGSIAGPRVLEHMVDTVLYFEGDSSRELRLLRGFKNRFGTTSEVGIFEMTKVGLVSAKDISKKFFTRGKAQAGSAITVLMEGSRPIVLEVQALVSDSGYPNPKRSATGYELNRLTMLLALLERKLDLPFNQYDVYINIAGGIKISETSADLAIIAAIISSYRNRPISKDTIFIGEVSLIGDVRDIFNLDLRLKEAKSQQFEKAVVPSLPLEKIEGIKCYNIDEVSKLIEWM, from the coding sequence ATGGCTAAAAAACAGATTCTATTTGAATGCCAAGCATGCGGACACCAAAGTGCTAAATGGCTTGGAAAATGCCCTAATTGTGGTGCGTGGGATGAATATATTGAGCTGAGTGATAAACAAATTGAAGTGCTCAAAGAGATCAATTCCAAACCAGCAACCCATTCCCAAAGTAACGCTATTCCCATCACTGAAGTCAGCTTTGAACAAGTTGAGCGTTACAGTTCAGGAGACAAAGAACTGGATTTGGTACTAGGCGGTGGTATCGTTCAAGGAAGTTTAACACTTATTGGCGGAAGCCCCGGTGTTGGAAAATCAACCCTGCTTCTTAAAATTGCAGGCAACCTTGCAAAAGAGGGAAAAAAAGTTCTCTACGTAAGCGGAGAAGAGTCTTCAAGCCAGATCAAACTGCGTGCAAACCGAGTAGACAGCAACTATCCCAATCTTTACCTTCTTTCTGAAATTAGACTCGATACGATTTTTAAAGAGCTCGATACACACTCTTTTGAAGTTTTGATTATTGACTCTATTCAAACGATTTACAGCGAAAAAGTAGCTTCAGCACCAGGAAGTGTCTCTCAAGTTCGTGAGATCACGTTTGAACTGATGCGTTATGGAAAAGATAAGAATATCGCTATTTTTATCATCGGTCACATTACGAAAGAAGGCTCGATTGCAGGCCCACGTGTGTTAGAACACATGGTTGATACGGTACTTTATTTTGAGGGCGACTCTTCACGTGAACTTCGTCTGCTTCGCGGTTTTAAAAATCGTTTTGGAACAACCAGTGAAGTAGGCATCTTTGAGATGACTAAAGTAGGACTTGTTAGTGCTAAAGATATCTCCAAAAAGTTTTTTACAAGGGGAAAAGCACAAGCAGGTTCCGCCATCACTGTCTTAATGGAAGGAAGCCGTCCTATCGTGTTAGAAGTGCAAGCACTGGTAAGCGATAGCGGTTACCCCAACCCCAAGCGCAGCGCAACAGGGTATGAACTCAACCGCCTTACAATGCTTCTCGCCCTTTTGGAGCGTAAACTTGACCTCCCCTTTAATCAGTACGATGTCTATATTAACATCGCTGGAGGGATTAAAATTAGTGAAACATCGGCTGATCTTGCCATTATTGCAGCGATCATTAGTTCCTACCGCAACCGACCTATTAGCAAAGATACCATTTTTATCGGCGAAGTCTCTTTAATTGGTGATGTCAGAGATATCTTTAACCTTGATCTTAGGCTTAAAGAAGCAAAATCTCAACAGTTTGAAAAAGCGGTCGTTCCTTCTCTCCCATTAGAGAAGATTGAGGGGATCAAGTGTTATAATATTGATGAAGTTTCGAAATTAATCGAATGGATGTAA
- the ftsY gene encoding signal recognition particle-docking protein FtsY: protein MFSFIKKGLAKTLGTIKEILPEKVEKIDKTLLEEILIESDIPYELVEEIIYYLPPAQTIAREDVKRVLKAYFKYDTTSSVKTLQKPFVELIIGVNGAGKTTTIAKLAHNYKKENQSVLLGAADTFRAAAIEQLKSWAEKIDVGIIYTQQGHDPSAVAYDTISSAVARKLDHVIIDTAGRLHNQVNLANELKKIVRICDKALTGAPHRKILILDGTQGSSAINQAKAFHEMIRIDAIIITKLDGTAKGGSLFGIAKALELPIIYVGVGEGKDDLIPFNADDYIDTILDSIFTNTNG, encoded by the coding sequence ATGTTTAGCTTTATTAAAAAAGGGCTTGCTAAAACACTCGGAACCATCAAAGAAATATTGCCTGAAAAAGTTGAGAAAATTGACAAAACGCTTTTAGAAGAGATATTAATTGAGTCGGATATTCCTTATGAATTGGTTGAAGAAATTATTTACTATCTTCCTCCCGCCCAAACCATCGCACGTGAAGATGTCAAGCGTGTACTCAAAGCCTATTTTAAGTATGACACCACTTCTTCTGTTAAAACTTTGCAAAAGCCTTTTGTTGAGCTCATCATTGGTGTTAACGGAGCAGGCAAAACCACAACCATTGCCAAACTAGCTCATAACTATAAAAAAGAGAACCAAAGTGTACTTTTAGGCGCAGCTGACACCTTTAGAGCCGCTGCGATTGAACAACTCAAAAGCTGGGCTGAGAAGATTGATGTAGGTATCATTTACACACAACAAGGGCATGATCCTTCCGCTGTAGCCTATGACACTATCAGTTCTGCCGTGGCAAGAAAACTTGATCATGTCATCATCGACACCGCAGGTCGTCTGCACAACCAAGTCAATCTCGCCAATGAGCTGAAAAAAATTGTTCGTATCTGCGATAAAGCGCTTACGGGTGCACCACACCGTAAAATTCTTATTTTAGATGGAACACAAGGTAGCTCTGCTATTAACCAAGCAAAAGCCTTTCATGAAATGATTCGTATTGATGCTATCATTATTACCAAACTTGATGGAACTGCAAAAGGTGGTTCACTCTTTGGCATTGCAAAAGCATTAGAGCTTCCTATCATCTACGTAGGTGTGGGTGAGGGGAAAGATGATCTGATTCCTTTTAATGCGGATGATTATATTGATACCATTTTAGACTCTATTTTCACCAATACCAATGGCTAA
- a CDS encoding TlpA family protein disulfide reductase, with protein MKFWFALFIASSMLFFNGCSSDKKKTEAKSEKVQEEVKNEKIILQDVSGKEIVVTPLEKGFSFSGYENKVVLVNFFATWCPPCKAEIPHLNNLQEKYKDNFVIISVLLEENKSNEEISNFMKYNNIHYIITNGLENFKLAQSVGGVKNIPLMFLYDKEGKYSTHYVGAIPEEMIDADIKKVL; from the coding sequence ATGAAGTTTTGGTTTGCTCTGTTTATCGCGTCCTCAATGCTCTTTTTTAATGGCTGTTCTTCTGATAAGAAAAAAACCGAAGCAAAGTCTGAAAAAGTGCAAGAAGAGGTTAAAAATGAAAAAATTATTCTTCAAGATGTTTCAGGAAAAGAGATTGTTGTTACACCACTTGAAAAAGGCTTTAGCTTTTCAGGCTATGAAAACAAAGTTGTTTTAGTCAACTTTTTTGCAACGTGGTGTCCTCCTTGCAAAGCTGAAATTCCTCACCTTAACAACCTACAAGAAAAATATAAAGATAATTTTGTCATCATTAGTGTTCTTTTAGAAGAAAATAAATCCAATGAAGAGATCAGCAATTTTATGAAATATAACAATATTCATTACATTATTACCAACGGACTTGAAAACTTCAAATTAGCACAAAGTGTAGGTGGTGTCAAAAATATTCCACTGATGTTTTTGTATGACAAAGAAGGCAAATACTCTACGCATTATGTAGGAGCTATTCCTGAAGAGATGATTGACGCTGATATCAAAAAAGTACTTTAA
- a CDS encoding 5-formyltetrahydrofolate cyclo-ligase produces MQKIKFETKSEFRAYAKAKLCAVRNSYKRDKIVEKNILSLFSHLKIRSVLLYAPLPIESNINGVIATCRRRKYKVYVPFMEGVSFKMVKWRLPLSRKKFNIEEPKNSFAVKPKIDFAIVPVIGVDGAFKRIGFGKGMYDRFFESLVPKPPIAFVQKEFCMTQSLLSEEHDIAADIYLTPYQTIIKRGKNGLRVISGRRSCRSKRRCRIFHRKKDGSSKL; encoded by the coding sequence ATGCAAAAAATTAAGTTTGAAACAAAATCAGAATTTCGCGCTTATGCCAAAGCAAAACTCTGCGCAGTTCGCAATAGTTATAAGCGTGATAAAATAGTGGAAAAAAATATTTTGAGCCTCTTTAGTCACCTTAAAATTCGCTCTGTTTTACTCTATGCCCCACTGCCGATTGAGTCCAATATAAACGGCGTTATCGCTACATGTAGACGAAGAAAATATAAGGTCTATGTTCCGTTTATGGAAGGCGTCAGTTTCAAGATGGTAAAATGGAGATTGCCTTTAAGTAGAAAAAAATTTAACATTGAAGAGCCTAAAAACTCTTTTGCTGTTAAACCAAAAATTGATTTTGCGATAGTGCCCGTCATAGGGGTTGATGGGGCATTCAAAAGAATTGGTTTTGGAAAAGGGATGTATGATCGATTTTTTGAGTCTCTTGTACCAAAACCTCCAATAGCATTTGTTCAAAAGGAGTTTTGTATGACGCAAAGCCTTTTATCAGAAGAACATGATATTGCAGCAGATATTTATTTAACCCCTTATCAAACTATTATCAAAAGAGGGAAAAATGGTCTTAGAGTCATTAGCGGTCGGCGGAGCTGC